The following coding sequences are from one Eucalyptus grandis isolate ANBG69807.140 chromosome 11, ASM1654582v1, whole genome shotgun sequence window:
- the LOC104426033 gene encoding probable UDP-arabinopyranose mutase 2 — translation MASASASPAVAPAAAAVPATPMLKDELDIVIPTIRNLDFLEMWRPFFQPYHLIIVQDGDPSKKINVPEGFDYELYNRNDINRILGPKASCISFKDSACRCFGYMVSKKKYIYTIDDDCFVAKDPTGKDINALEQHIKNLLTPSTPFFFNTLYDPYREGADFVRGYPFSLREGTPTAVSHGLWLNIPDYDAPTQLVKPRERNTRYVDAVMSIPKGTLFPMCGMNLGFNRDLIGPAMYFGLMGDGQPIGRYDDMWAGWCMKVICDHLGLGVKTGLPYIWHSKASNPFVNLKKEYKGIYWQEELIPFFQSVTLPKECTSVQKCYIELSKQVKAKLGKVDEYFNKLADAMVTWIEAWDELNPAGKESAVAPSGPPK, via the exons ATGGCGTCGGCCTccgcctcccccgccgtcgcccccgccgccgccgccgtgccGGCGACGCCGATGCTGAAGGACGAGCTGGACATCGTGATCCCGACGATCCGGAACCTGGACTTCCTGGAGATGTGGAGGCCCTTCTTCCAGCCCTACCACCTGATCATCGTCCAGGACGGCGACCCGTCGAAGAAGATCAATGTCCCCGAGGGCTTCGACTACGAGCTCTACAACCGCAACGACATCAACCGCATCCTCGGTCCCAAGGCCTCCTGCATCTCCTTCAAGGACTCTGCCTGCCGCTGCTTCGGCTACATGGTCTCCAAGAAGAAGTACATCTACACCATCGACGACGATTGCTTC GTTGCTAAGGATCCAACTGGCAAGGACATCAACGCGCTCGAGCAGCACATCAAGAACCTTCTGACTCCATCGACACCGTTTTTCTTCAACACCCTTTACGACCCATACAGAGAAGGCGCCGACTTTGTTCGTGGGTATCCCTTCAGTCTCCGCGAGGGCACTCCAACCGCTGTTTCCCATGGCCTCTGGCTCAACATCCCTGATTATGATGCCCCCACTCAGCTTGTCAAGCCTCGTGAGAGAAACACTAG GTACGTGGATGCTGTCATGTCCATTCCAAAGGGAACTCTCTTCCCTATGTGCGGAATGAACTTGGGATTCAACCGTGACTTGATCGGCCCTGCCATGTACTTTGGCCTCATGGGTGATGGTCAGCCAATTGGGCGCTACGACGATATGTGGGCTGGCTGGTGCATGAAG GTGATCTGTGATCATTTGGGATTGGGAGTGAAGACAGGACTCCCCTACATCTGGCACAGCAAGGCTAGCAATCCGTTTGTGAACCTCAAGAAAGAGTACAAAGGCATCTACTGGCAAGAGGAGCTGATTCCTTTCTTCCAGTCTGTGACCCTTCCAAAGGAGTGCACCTCCGTCCAGAAATGCTACATTGAGCTCTCCAAGCAAGTGAAAGCCAAGCTTGGCAAGGTTGACGAGTACTTCAACAAGCTGGCAGATGCCATGGTCACATGGATCGAGGCATGGGACGAGCTCAACCCAGCCGGGAAAGAATCTGCTGTTGCACCCAGTGGCCCTCCGAAGTAG
- the LOC104426034 gene encoding squamosa promoter-binding-like protein 18 codes for MESWSYFSEGKALVSDEPVSPFDLLGRSKNAVANWELRSPPSFGNSVVVSGQEADVGQGFGQLGFQEIIRKQVHPKSPRHVLTDKFDDGNGANQILAALDSFGGEDDSTSNLSVSGVDSNTQDSLLIDLKLGRFGESREVPGAKFPQGGKKVLSSSESSTPPKRARSVGANCHTHYCQVFGCNKDLSSSKDYHKRHKVCEVHSKTAQVVVNGVEQRFCQQCSRFHLLAEFDDGKRSCRKRLSVHNERRRKPHVGVQSGSVGRMLQSYNGSGLERNLLAPTSFLCQDTLAGEKFLNSGPYGMNNWYEHIKAEDGIGLGPPSAIPTPNRHPNAISLISPYKFERQFALFDGGRVKSTASGISSKNNQVPRELGGQNSSHSSFQNTSFGSEDFAVFDTASTVQGISGIIESGRALSLLSSLSQNSSSHSRIPMAQSLVMAGTDYHFSLCGATDKLVDMSSHASVGVELKKLSSSVMDSAERNLPGHPLVSDLEISDGILGGSGFVNSKDNLSPEGGATTMNLLQLSSQLQRVEDQRQSIHLKEQNDVFGCHSIT; via the exons ATGGAGTCGTGGAGCTATTTTTCTGAAGGGAAGGCTCTTGTATCAGATGAGCCTGTCTCGCCATTTGATTTGCTTGGAAGGAGCAAGAATGCTGTCGCGAATTGGGAACTGAGGAGTCCGCCTAGTTTTGGCAATAGTGTAGTCGTCTCGGGTCAAGAAGCAGATGTTGGCCAAGGTTTCGGTCaacttggttttcaagaaataatCAGGAAGCAAGTTCACCCAAAGTCCCCCAGGCATGTCTTGACTGATAAATTTGATGATGGGAATGGTGCAAATCAGATTCTGGCTGCCTTGGATTCTTTTGGGGGAGAAGACGATTCCACTTCAAATTTATCGGTCTCGGGGGTTGACTCCAATACCCAAGATTCATTGCTCATTGACTTGAAATTGGGAAGATTTGGTGAATCCAGGGAAGTTCCTGGCGCAAAATTCCCTCAAGGAGGAAAAAAGGTTTTATCTTCTTCTGAATCATCGACACCTCCCAAGCGAGCTCGATCTGTTGGAGCGAATTGCCATACCCATTATTGCCAAGTTTTTGGATGCAACAAAGATCTTAGCTCTTCAAAAGATTACCATAAGAGGCATAAAGTGTGTGAGGTTCACTCAAAGACTGCCCAAGTGGTTGTAAACGGAGTTGAACAGCGTTTTTGCCAGCAATGTAGCAG ATTTCATTTGCTAGCTGAATTCGATGATGGTAAGCGCAGCTGTCGTAAACGTCTCAGTGTCCACAATGAGCGGCGCCGGAAGCCTCATGTTGGGGTTCAGTCTGGTAGTGTTGGCAGGATGTTGCAGTCATACAATG GTAGCGGGCTTGAGAGAAATCTGTTAGCGCCAACCTCCTTCCTCTGCCAAGATACACTTGCTGGCGAAAAGTTTCTGAATTCTGGGCCATATGGAATGAATAATTGGTATGAGCACATCAAAGCTGAAGATGGAATTGGTCTTGGTCCTCCATCAGCTATTCCCACCCCAAACAGGCATCCGAATGCAATATCACTGATCTCTCCTTACAAATTTGAGAGACAATTTGCCCTCTTTGATGGAGGCAGAGTAAAATCCACAGCATCTGGCATTTCCAGTAAAAATAATCAGGTTCCACGTGAGCTGGGTGGGCAAAACTCTTCacattcttcttttcaaaacaCCTCCTTTGGTAGTGAGGACTTTGCTGTTTTCGACACAGCATCGACTGTACAAGGAATATCGGGGATCATAGAATCTGGCcgtgctctctctcttctgtcatCTCTATCTCAAAATTCTTCAAGCCACTCCCGAATTCCCATGGCTCAGTCTTTGGTCATGGCAGGCACTGACTATCATTTCTCTCTGTGCGGAGCAACCGACAAGCTAGTGGATATGAGTTCGCATGCTTCCGTAGGGGTGGAGTTGAAAAAATTGTCTTCATCGGTGATGGACTCTGCAGAAAGAAACCTCCCAGGTCATCCCTTGGTTTCTGATTTGGAGATCTCTGATGGGATTCTGGGGGGATCAGGTTTTGTAAACTCCAAAGACAATCTTTCTCCTGAAGGTGGTGCTACTACAATGAACTTGCTTCAGTTGTCATCACAACTTCAACGTGTGGAGGATCAAAGGCAATCCATCCATTTGAAGGAGCAAAATGATGTTTTCGGTTGTCACAGCATCACTTGA
- the EGM3 gene encoding developmental protein SEPALLATA 1-like (The RefSeq protein has 3 substitutions, 2 frameshifts compared to this genomic sequence), with protein MGRGKVELKRIENKINRQVTFAKRRNGLLKKAYELSVLCDAEVALIIFSNRGKLYEFCSSSSMMKTIEKYQKCSYGSLETNCSINEMQNSYQDYLKLKARVEVLQRSQRNPPWEELGPLNSKELEQLEHQLENSLKQIRSAKTQFMFDQLXHLQHKEQMLVEANRELWKKLEESNTRIPLRLGWEAEDHNNISYSRLPTQSQGLIFQPLGGNPTLQIGYNPAGSNELNVSAADQHPNGFIPGWML; from the exons aTGGGAAGAGGGAAAGTAGAGCTGAAGAGGATAGAGAACAAAATCAACAGGCAAGTAACATTTGCGAAGAGAAGAAATGGGCTTCTCAAGAAAGCTTATGAGCTCTCTGTTCTCTGTGATGCTGAGGTTGCGCTCATCATTTTCTCCAACCGTGGCAAGCTCTATGAATTCTGCAGCAGTTCTAG CATGATGAAAACAATTGAGAAGTACCAGAAGTGCAGCTATGGTTCACTTGAGACCAACTGCTCCATCAATGAGATGCAG AACAGCTACCAGGATTATTTGAAGCTAAAATCAAGAGTGGAGGTCCTCCAACGATCTCAGAG AAA TCCTTGGG AAGAGTTGGGTCCCCTAAACTCGAAGGAGCTGGAGCAACTTGAGCACCAGTTGGAGAATTCTCTGAAGCAAATTCGGTCTGCAAAG ACCCAATTCATGTTTGATCAACTGGCTCATCTTCAGCACAAG GAACAAATGCTGGTTGAAGCTAACAGAGAATTAAGGAAGAAG CTGGAAGAGAGCAATACAAGAATCCCTCTCCGCCTTGGATGGGAAGCTGAGGATCACAATAACATTTCATACAGCCGCCTTCCCACGCAGTCGCAAGGATTGATCTTCCAGCCCTTAGGCGGCAACCCGACATTGCAGATCGG GTACAATCCTGCAGGCTCGAATGAATTGAATGTTTCGGCTGCCGACCAACATCCCAACGGATTCATTCCCGGATGGATGCTCTGA